In Bufo gargarizans isolate SCDJY-AF-19 chromosome 5, ASM1485885v1, whole genome shotgun sequence, the following are encoded in one genomic region:
- the LOC122939396 gene encoding paraneoplastic antigen Ma2 homolog, which yields MLDIKTKKRNRLCCENDLRVALAKNSKDNKMNPKLVTEWCQICRVDLDKALALIVPSTEMSRRQLYDLMEKIIPGEHCLIRDIKVNRDTEEERTDVLFEWETPVSALDFPEDFEFGKEGLKARLVRPEFLPGNKSVDANDMVTTSGLVQALTEVMSKCATLGQKSLASEYRKLKFFSGTQPTPNGEEEFEPWLDQVLQVIEEWNVLEAIKKQRVAESLKGAAAEVIRNLRLSKRACSAGDYLNALQDVFGRTETVEELQYKFTHTYQTEGEKLSQYIRRLDRILHQLMLKKGINSDQVDQKRVQQIFQGALPLDPIMIKMRAQTNQTPLMYHQLVKAVREEEAVLEERSSSQVQTGAMVHSASSSEASQIQSQVATLADAITQIVKTVEGLQKTVKTLAEEKQIDAASTGMAVRRELNGVRSRAFVGFCYRCGETGHMRRRCPNPENLRRVNEMFLANSMQGNFRGPQ from the coding sequence aacagtAAAGACAACAAAATGAATCCAAAGTTAGTCACTGAGTGGTGTCAGATCTGTAGAGTGGACTTAGACAAAGCACTTGCATTGATAGTCCCCAGTACTGAAATGTCCCGCCGTCAGCTTTATGATTTGATGGAAAAGATTATCCCAGGAGAACATTGTCTAATTAGAGATATCAAAGTAAATAGGGACACAGAAGAGGAGAGGACCGATGTTCTGTTTGAGTGGGAGACACCAGTGTCAGCGTTAGATTTCCCTGAGGACTTTGAATTTGGGAAAGAGGGACTCAAAGCTAGATTGGTTCGACCAGAGTTTTTGCCTGGAAACAAGTCCGTAGATGCAAATGACATGGTCACCACCTCTGGGTTAGTACAAGCACTGACCGAAGTAATGAGTAAATGTGCGACTCTGGGCCAGAAATCTTTGGCCTCTGAATACCGCAAGTTAAAGTTCTTCTCAGGGACTCAGCCCACACCAAATGGGGAGGAGGAGTTTGAACCCTGGCTGGATCAAGTGCTTCAAGTAATAGAAGAATGGAATGTGTTGGAAGCTATTAAGAAACAGCGAGTTGCCGAAAGTCTCAAAGGGGCGGCCGCAGAAGTGATCAGAAATCTAAGACTGAGCAAAAGGGCCTGCTCTGCTGGAGACTACTTGAATGCTTTACAAGATGTTTTTGGGCGAACTGAGACAGTGGAGGAGCTTCAATATAAGTTCACGCATACCTATCAGACGGAGGGGGAGAAATTGTCCCAGTATATTAGGCGGTTGGATCGAATTCTTCATCAACTAATGCTCAAGAAGGGGATAAACTCAGACCAAGTAGATCAGAAAAGAGTTCAGCAGATATTTCAGGGTGCATTGCCCCTAGATCCCATCATGATAAAAATGCGGGCACAAACAAACCAGACACCTTTAATGTATCATCAGTTGGTGAAAGCTGTCAGAGAGGAGGAAGCAGTGTTGGAAGAGAGGAGCTCCTCTCAGGTACAAACAGGAGCAATGGTTCACAGCGCCTCTAGTTCCGAAGCATCACAGATACAGTCACAAGTGGCCACATTAGCAGATGCAATAACACAGATTGTCAAGACAGTAGAGGGGCTACAGAAGACAGTCAAGACACTAGCAGAAGAGAAGCAAATAGATGCAGCATCCACAGGTATGGCAGTCAGAAGAGAATTGAATGGAGTCAGATCAAGAGCATTTGTTGGATTCTGTTACCGATGTGGAGAGACAGGACACATGAGACGGAGATGTCCGAATCCTGAGAATCTAAGGAGAGTAAATGAAATGTTTTTGGCgaactcgatgcagggaaacttcAGAGGGCCTCAGTGA